Genomic segment of Staphylococcus muscae:
GGTTCGAGGTGGAAGCGTAGTGATACGTGGAGCTGACGAATACTAATCGATCGAAGACTTAATCAAATTTTTTCACAAGGTTTTGTTTGTGTAACTGATATACTTACTATCTAGTTTTGAATGTATAACATTCAAATTTATCTGGTGCCAATGGCAAAGAGGTCACACCTGTTCCCATGTCGAACACAGAAGTTAAGCTCTTTAGCGCCGATGGTAGTTGAACTGACGTTCCGCTAGAGTAGGACGGTGCCAGGTAATTCTTCTAAGAGAGGTCTCGATGACTTCTCTTTTTTTGCGTTTAAGAAAGGAGCATTAGGATGAAAGGGTATTTGAAAAATGTCACTTTTGTTGCGATTGACAAGATTGATGTAAATAGAGGTATTCGTCAAGGTTTGTTGATGCTAATTCCCTTCTTATATGGTGTTTATACAAGTCAGATGGCGTTAGCGTTGCTCATTTCAATTGGTACATTTGCACATATTTATGTTTTCAAAGGAACTTTCACATCGCGTATGCGTGCAGTGACTTTTGCGACGTGTGGTTTGGTTGCTGCGATGATGATGGGGACATTCACTGTGAGTTATCCGATTTTATTTGGTATTGGACTTCTCTTAGTAGCTGTCATTCCATATTATGTTTTTACCACACTCCATATTCCGGGGCCTTCTTCAACATTCTTTATTATTGCTTATAGTTTATCGAGTGTAATGCCTGAAGATCCTCATGCCTTTTTGTATCGAGGTGCTTTAGTTGGATGTGGTGGCTTGTTAGGGATGATTCTTGTTTATGTGGAAAGTAAGTTAAAAGGAGAACAACCAGAACAAGCGGCAGTTCAACAAGATTTTATACATGTTCGACAATTAGTGTATCATTTTAATGATCAAGTGACATTTAATGATTTAACAAAATCAGCAGTAAATACATTGATGATGTCATCGGATATTCTAAGTACGACGCGCTCGGCTTTACAACGAAAGTCACCTGCATATCAAAGACTCATTCTGTTGCATCGTGTGGCTGAAGGAATTTATTCAGAATTGCTGGAGTTGAATGCGAAAGGTCATCGCCCATTGCCATCAATTGTAATCGAAATGATGGATTATATTACGTCGAGTGTTGTTGAAGGGGTTGCACCGAAAACGCCGTGGCGTAAACGTATTGATATATCAAATGAATACGATGGTTTAGTTCAGCTGATTTACAAAGTGGATGAGGTATTACATATGCCGGATCATCAGGTGAAACGTCAAACGCACGTTACATCTCCTCAGTATTTGGCACGATTGAGATATAATTTAACACCAGAATCAATGAATTTTATTGCGACAATGAAGTACACAGTGATTGTAGGCTGTGCGATTGTGGTTGCTTTGGCTTTTGACTTTGAACGGGCTTATTGGATTCCGTTAAGTGCTCACACGGTATTGATCGGGGGTACGACAATTGCGAGTATTGAGAGAGCAGGTGGTCGTTGGATTGGGACACTGATTGGTATCGTAATGGCTATTGCGCTTTTATGGTTTGAACCGAGTCTCATAGTGGTTGTCTTTGTCATGTGTATTTGTAGCGCATTGACTGAGATGTTTATTGCGGCAAACTATGCTTTGGCGATGAGTGTGATTACGGTGCAGGTTATTTTGCTTGGTGGTTTGGCACAAGGTCATTTAACGATGATGATTGCGTTACCTCGTTTTCTTGATACGACAGTAGGTATTCTTATTGCGGTTCTTGGTGTGCTGTTAATAGGACGACGTTTAGCAAGTAAGCGTCTGCCTGAAATGATGGGTCATGTGACACGTATTGAGAGTCAAATGTTTCATTATTTATTTTCAAACAATGGTTATCCTATTGAGACAACGGCACGACGGGATATTTTAAGGTTAAAGTTGATGTTGGATAATATGGAGACACTATATCGCCATGCGTATGGGGAATGGTCTTCTAACCGGAAGCGAACACAATATTATTATCCGGCTATGTTTTTGTTACAACAGATTCATTTTAAGCTACTTCAATGTTTTCAATTCCCACCAAAAGATTTGTTGAACACAGATACAATGGGTAAGTATTTGCTTGTGTTTGAAAATATTGCCAAACATTTCGAGCAAGGTATTGCACAAGATGAAATGATGACATTGCCAGTGTTGAACAATTATGCACAAATACGACGAGCGTTGATGCAGTTACAAGAGATTGCATTGTACGACAAGGGTGATCAACGTAACCCACATTTATTAGAATATTGAATGAAACCTCCTTTCA
This window contains:
- a CDS encoding FUSC family protein; translation: MKGYLKNVTFVAIDKIDVNRGIRQGLLMLIPFLYGVYTSQMALALLISIGTFAHIYVFKGTFTSRMRAVTFATCGLVAAMMMGTFTVSYPILFGIGLLLVAVIPYYVFTTLHIPGPSSTFFIIAYSLSSVMPEDPHAFLYRGALVGCGGLLGMILVYVESKLKGEQPEQAAVQQDFIHVRQLVYHFNDQVTFNDLTKSAVNTLMMSSDILSTTRSALQRKSPAYQRLILLHRVAEGIYSELLELNAKGHRPLPSIVIEMMDYITSSVVEGVAPKTPWRKRIDISNEYDGLVQLIYKVDEVLHMPDHQVKRQTHVTSPQYLARLRYNLTPESMNFIATMKYTVIVGCAIVVALAFDFERAYWIPLSAHTVLIGGTTIASIERAGGRWIGTLIGIVMAIALLWFEPSLIVVVFVMCICSALTEMFIAANYALAMSVITVQVILLGGLAQGHLTMMIALPRFLDTTVGILIAVLGVLLIGRRLASKRLPEMMGHVTRIESQMFHYLFSNNGYPIETTARRDILRLKLMLDNMETLYRHAYGEWSSNRKRTQYYYPAMFLLQQIHFKLLQCFQFPPKDLLNTDTMGKYLLVFENIAKHFEQGIAQDEMMTLPVLNNYAQIRRALMQLQEIALYDKGDQRNPHLLEY